One genomic window of Micromonospora sp. WMMD1128 includes the following:
- a CDS encoding PP2C family serine/threonine-protein phosphatase: MTLTLRYAAHSDRGLIRDGNQDSVYAGPRLLAVADGMGGMAAGDVASNIVIGAMAPLDEDVPGDALVDALRSAVGTANQQLRDTVDANPQLEGMGTTLTATLFSGSKLGMVHIGDSRAYLLRNGEFAQITKDDTYVQMLVDEGRISAEEASSHPQRSLLTRALDGRDIDPEYSVRQVLPGDRYLICSDGLSGVVSADTIGDTMREYPDPQQCVERLVQLALRGGGPDNITVIIADATDQDIVEASPIVGGAAARDRGMATSADDSTPAARASALSAPRTPAPEEPADNRDDEPEQRRRKPLRTVAMALALAVIVGGAVFGGWTYTQRQYYVGATDDGQLAVFRGVPGQVAGLDLSDVHARSASRLDDLTLAAQERVKQGIQAKSEPDAERRLAELTSDDPANPNLKPLCPPDPTPGSTPVATPTPALSPSAVPPTPAPGGPTPTPGSPTPVAGTPTPTLTITPDAVASDTVPPADPAGCRSPE; the protein is encoded by the coding sequence ATGACTCTGACCCTGCGCTACGCGGCCCACAGCGACCGCGGTCTGATCCGAGACGGCAACCAGGATTCCGTCTACGCCGGACCGCGGCTGCTCGCCGTTGCCGACGGCATGGGCGGCATGGCCGCCGGTGACGTCGCCAGCAACATCGTCATCGGTGCCATGGCGCCCCTCGACGAGGACGTCCCGGGTGACGCCCTCGTCGACGCGCTCCGATCCGCCGTGGGCACCGCCAACCAGCAGCTCCGCGACACCGTGGACGCCAACCCGCAGCTGGAGGGGATGGGCACCACGCTCACCGCGACCCTCTTCTCCGGCAGCAAGCTCGGCATGGTCCACATCGGTGACTCGCGGGCCTATCTCCTGCGCAACGGCGAGTTCGCGCAGATCACCAAGGACGACACGTACGTCCAGATGCTCGTCGACGAGGGCCGGATCAGCGCCGAGGAGGCGAGCAGCCACCCCCAGCGCTCGTTGCTCACCCGCGCGCTCGACGGCCGCGACATCGACCCGGAATACAGCGTCCGCCAGGTGCTGCCCGGCGACCGCTACCTGATCTGCTCCGACGGCCTCTCCGGCGTGGTGAGCGCGGACACCATCGGCGACACCATGCGGGAATACCCCGACCCGCAGCAGTGCGTGGAGCGTCTGGTGCAGCTCGCGCTCCGTGGCGGCGGCCCGGACAACATCACCGTGATCATCGCCGACGCGACCGACCAGGACATCGTCGAGGCGTCCCCGATCGTCGGCGGCGCCGCCGCCCGGGACCGAGGCATGGCGACGTCGGCCGACGACTCCACCCCGGCGGCCCGTGCCTCGGCGTTGTCCGCCCCGCGCACGCCCGCCCCCGAGGAGCCGGCCGACAACCGCGACGACGAGCCCGAGCAGCGTCGGCGGAAGCCGCTGCGGACGGTGGCGATGGCGCTCGCGCTGGCGGTGATCGTCGGCGGTGCCGTCTTCGGCGGCTGGACCTACACCCAGCGGCAGTACTACGTCGGCGCCACCGACGACGGCCAGCTCGCGGTCTTCCGCGGGGTGCCCGGCCAGGTCGCCGGGCTCGACCTGTCGGACGTGCACGCGCGCAGCGCGTCCCGGCTCGACGACCTGACGCTTGCCGCCCAGGAGCGGGTGAAGCAGGGCATCCAGGCCAAGAGCGAGCCGGACGCCGAGCGTCGGTTGGCGGAGCTGACGAGCGACGACCCGGCCAACCCGAACCTGAAGCCGCTCTGCCCGCCCGACCCGACGCCCGGCTCGACCCCGGTGGCGACGCCGACCCCGGCGCTGAGCCCCAGCGCCGTTCCGCCGACCCCGGCACCAGGCGGGCCGACCCCGACACCCGGCTCGCCCACCCCGGTGGCCGGTACGCCGACGCCGACGCTGACCATCACGCCCGACGCCGTAGCCTCCGACACCGTTCCGCCGGCCGATCCCGCCGGTTGCCGGTCGCCGGAGTGA